One region of Cobetia sp. cqz5-12 genomic DNA includes:
- a CDS encoding helix-turn-helix domain-containing protein, with product MPAAIPASSSEPLATPDGTSAEQVVGGHPAVPFSSSVCEHDPDIYEIPASALHVDTGQQVMEVPIHQHRKGQLVIALHGVVTSHVPEGLWMVPPHSGVWIPGNLPHSNHLTRGGRVCHLFIEPGALEMPSHSCTLSISPLLRELVLRLAELPQPYPEQGPTARLVDVLLEELARMPSERLHLPLPEDPRLTRISDALIKTPDDRRTLAEWASALAMSERTLARLIQRDTGLSFSRWRQQLHLVVAIRLLAEGMSVQRVSEEVGYQSVNAFISMFKKLLGTTPARYLQERAQRSSGSAVGTQTLDSAEEPSD from the coding sequence ATGCCAGCAGCTATTCCAGCCAGCTCATCCGAGCCCCTTGCCACGCCTGATGGGACGTCAGCGGAGCAGGTCGTTGGCGGCCATCCCGCTGTGCCCTTCTCCAGCAGCGTCTGCGAGCACGACCCGGACATCTACGAGATCCCGGCCAGCGCCCTGCATGTGGATACCGGCCAGCAGGTGATGGAGGTCCCGATCCACCAGCATCGCAAGGGACAGCTGGTCATCGCTCTGCATGGCGTGGTGACCAGTCACGTGCCGGAAGGTCTGTGGATGGTGCCGCCGCACAGCGGGGTCTGGATTCCCGGCAACCTGCCCCACAGCAACCACCTGACCCGTGGCGGCCGCGTATGCCACCTGTTCATCGAGCCCGGTGCGCTCGAGATGCCAAGCCACAGCTGCACGCTGTCGATCTCGCCTCTGCTGCGTGAGCTGGTGCTGCGTCTGGCGGAGCTGCCCCAGCCATATCCAGAACAGGGGCCGACAGCGCGCCTGGTCGATGTCCTGCTGGAAGAACTGGCCCGCATGCCCAGCGAACGTCTGCATCTGCCCTTGCCTGAAGACCCACGGCTGACCCGCATCAGCGATGCCCTGATCAAGACCCCGGACGACCGACGCACCCTCGCCGAGTGGGCAAGCGCACTGGCGATGAGCGAACGCACCCTCGCTCGCTTGATCCAGCGCGATACCGGCCTGAGCTTCAGCCGCTGGCGTCAGCAATTGCACCTGGTGGTGGCGATCCGCCTGCTGGCCGAGGGCATGAGCGTGCAGCGCGTCTCGGAGGAAGTCGGCTATCAGTCCGTCAATGCCTTCATCAGCATGTTCAAGAAGCTGCTCGGTACCACGCCTGCCCGCTATCTTCAGGAGCGGGCACAACGCAGCTCGG
- a CDS encoding MFS transporter — MTELCHSSPVRRLSHPAVLIAGILLIAMNLRAPFTSIAPLLERLHAALGFNATAAGLLMILPLLAFVVVSPWVPRLARRIGLERSLFLALMTIAAGIVLRVQGSTLSLYVGIGLIGAGIAVGNVLLPSLVKRSFAQHVALLTSCYVLTMGIMAAIASALMVPLAQGSSAGWQFAMLVVVILPVVTMGVWWPQLSHRSLPTAAKEAEKGAEKGAEKGAARPVRQAAVWRSPLAWQVTLFMGINSLLFYTVNSWLPSMLADNGFSPEKAGSLHGLLQLASALPGLILVPLMPRLKDQRLIAFATPCMSLAGFIGLWLMPGWALVWVLLLGAGSGASFILALSFMGLRARDAMQSASLSSMAQTLGYLLAAMGPPLIGALYDRQGDWQLALMVCASLSVLMAGIGWLAGRDRQLPEASASE; from the coding sequence ATGACTGAACTCTGCCACTCGTCTCCCGTTCGGCGATTGAGCCATCCTGCCGTGTTGATCGCCGGCATCCTGCTGATCGCCATGAACCTGCGTGCGCCCTTCACCAGTATCGCGCCGTTGCTTGAGCGTCTGCATGCGGCGCTGGGCTTCAATGCCACGGCGGCCGGCCTGTTGATGATCCTGCCACTGCTGGCCTTCGTCGTCGTCTCGCCCTGGGTGCCGCGTCTGGCCAGAAGGATCGGGCTCGAACGCAGCCTCTTCCTGGCCCTGATGACGATCGCTGCGGGTATCGTGCTGCGGGTGCAGGGCAGCACGCTTTCGCTATATGTGGGTATCGGCCTGATCGGGGCGGGCATCGCGGTGGGCAATGTGCTGTTGCCCAGTCTGGTCAAACGCAGCTTCGCGCAGCATGTCGCGCTGCTGACCTCCTGCTATGTGCTGACCATGGGCATCATGGCCGCCATCGCCTCGGCGCTGATGGTGCCGCTGGCGCAGGGCAGTAGCGCTGGCTGGCAGTTCGCGATGCTCGTGGTGGTCATCCTGCCAGTGGTGACGATGGGGGTGTGGTGGCCACAGTTGTCGCATCGCTCCCTACCGACGGCGGCGAAGGAAGCTGAGAAGGGAGCCGAAAAGGGAGCCGAAAAGGGAGCCGCGCGTCCGGTGCGTCAGGCAGCGGTGTGGCGCTCGCCACTGGCCTGGCAGGTGACGCTGTTCATGGGCATCAATTCGCTGCTGTTCTATACCGTCAACAGCTGGCTGCCGAGCATGCTGGCGGACAATGGCTTCTCGCCGGAAAAGGCGGGCTCGCTGCATGGTCTGCTGCAGCTGGCTTCGGCCTTGCCGGGATTGATTCTGGTGCCCCTGATGCCGCGCCTGAAGGATCAACGCCTGATCGCCTTCGCGACGCCTTGCATGTCGCTGGCAGGGTTCATCGGGCTGTGGCTGATGCCGGGGTGGGCGCTGGTGTGGGTCCTGCTGCTCGGTGCGGGGTCCGGAGCGAGCTTCATTCTCGCCCTGTCGTTCATGGGCCTCAGGGCGCGCGATGCCATGCAATCGGCATCGCTTTCGAGCATGGCGCAGACCCTGGGCTACCTACTCGCGGCCATGGGGCCGCCGTTGATCGGGGCGCTCTACGATCGGCAGGGTGATTGGCAGCTGGCATTGATGGTGTGTGCTTCCCTCAGTGTGCTGATGGCGGGAATCGGCTGGTTGGCGGGCAGGGACCGCCAGTTGCCTGAGGCGTCGGCATCTGAATAA